Below is a window of Desmonostoc muscorum LEGE 12446 DNA.
ACAAAGTAAATCGGAGCTTCTTCCCCTTGTGTTGGCAGAAAAACACCATCTATGCGGAATGCAGTTTGCTTGATTTCAATTGAAGAGAATTTATAACCTTCTGCTGTTTGAGGTGGGTTGCCAATTAATTCAAAAAAGATGTCAGGAAATTCTTGAAAAAGGCGATAAAAAATGCTGTCAGTTTTCACGCTTGATGTATTGCACAGATGTGAGTCTTTACGATTTTATCGTCAAATGCATACTAACAAATTTTGTTCAATTAGACTTAACTAAATTTGAGCTTTGAGTTGGAATAAATGACATTATTATGTCAATTGGTAACTGATCCAGGACTTACGCAAAAGATAAGGAAAGTAGCGGTAATTCATGAATTACCGCAACGCTTGAATAAGGTTTTCGGTCACGCATTGCGTAAGTCCTGCGATCTACAACGCCACTCTTTCAATACAACACTAGACCACAGCAAAAAACCAAATCAAATGATTTTAGCTACAACCAAATGATAAATTAATTATGCAGTTAATATAGAGCTAGTATTTGATTTATGATTCTGAACAAAATCAAAACCCTGCAAGCACCAGAAATCGAGGAATTAGAAGATTCAGATTTAATCACAGTAGTAGGGGGGGTTACTGCTGACGATGACGTTCAAATCAAAGTGCCGAATGTGGGGAGGATATCTTTGAATTTTTCAGTACACGTAATTAAGGATACAGGACTTCTAACTATTGACGAGGCTGTTTTAATCAACGCCCCAGGTGGATTAGAAGCTGGCGTGGGTCAGAACTCCCATAGTGTAAGTTTATAGCCCTTCTACAATTAAATTTTCTTCGGCGCAGGCCGATCAGGTGCGCGGCTGTTGCTCCTGGGGAACTGGGGGAACAGCTTCTTCCAATGAGTCAACTGTTGGGGGGTTGGGAGTCAGGAGTAGCCCTTTCAAGGTGACTAACCAAGATATGTTGTTTCAGCCCTATCATCCTGAGTTCTCGCCTCAGATTTTGATTTTTTTAAGGTTGAAATCACCAATTTTCGTTATGAATTTCACCATCTTGAAAAGGCTAGGAGTCAGGAGTTACTCTTTGTGATTTTAACTCGAATATGATACTAGTAAGCCGACTGCCGATCGCGCCGCCGGCATTACAAACCCATGATAATTCAGTTGCAATCTAGCCGCGAGTTGCACTTTGAGGAGGATGGGAGACAACCTTTTTGGCTAAACCTAAAGTCTGCAACACTTGGATACTCCACCAAGTAATATCAATTTCCCACCAAGATAAGCCTGATTTCGCCATGTGGGGATAAGTATGATGGTTGTTGTGCCATCCTTCTCCATAGGTGACGAGGGATACCCACCACAGATTACGAGCGCCATCATTGGCATCAAAGGTGCGATAACCCCACAGATGTGATGCAGAGTTGACAAACCAAGTTGAGTGCCAAAGCAAGACGCATCTGACAAACATTCCGTAAATCACAAAAGACCATCCTCCCAAGGCATACAGCAGCAGCCCGAAGGGAATTTGCAACAGTAAGAAGTAGCGATCTAACCAGCGATAGAAGGGTTGTCTTGCTAGATCGGGGGCATATTTTTGATAGGTTTCATAGTCAAAAAACTCTGGACGTGGGTAAAAAATCCACAGCATATGACTCCACCAAAATCCTCGTTGAGCAGAGTAGGGGTCTAGGTTGATATCTTCGGTGTGGGCGTGATGCTGGCGGTGTCCGCCCACCCAAAAAATTGGTCCCCCTTGCAAAGCCATCGCTCCAATCAGGGCGATCGCATACTCTAACCACTTGGGAACTTGGAAACTCTTGTGGCTCAGTAGTCGGTGATATCCCAGGCAAATACCAATACTCCCGAATAACCAGTGGAGAAACACCAGTAAACCTAATGCTGACCAAGAAAAGAACCAAGGAGCCAGAAATGCTAAGACATGAAATGTAGTAAAAAATACTACATTAGTCCAACTGAGTTGGGGGGAATTTCCTTTCTCAGGGATGATGCCTTTGCCGAACGCTCCAAAATTTGCAGTCATAAAAATTCCTGTTGATGGACGATCCAGCGATTTGCCTTTTCTCCCCAGGGTTTTTCCCAATCTGTACAGCAGTTAGTTACAGTAGAGTCAAGCAAGTATCGCTTACATTTTTATCCTAGCAATACTCTGATATTCGTGCAAGTATCACTTGCATATTTCTATGTCCTCTCAACTCATATCAACTCGTCAACGCTTGATCCAAGCTGCACTTGAGTTATTTACTGCTCAGGGAGTCAGCGCTACCACAACCCGCCAAATAGCTGAAAAAGCTGAAGTCAACGAGGTGACTTTGTTTCGGAATTTTGGCAATAAACATGGGCTACTTTTGGCTGTGCTGGAAGAGTCCGCAGCCTTCAAAAATCTCGGTGAGTCCTTGGTACGGCGGGCAACCCCTCCCGGTAATGTCTACCAAGCTCTGAAAGATTATGCAAGTGATACATTACATGCTTTGGAACGAGTGCCAGAGTTTGTTCGCTCTGTGGTGGGGGAAGCCGACCAATTCCCGGCGGAAAATCGCCGTGCCTTAGGCAGGGGGGTAACAGAGGCAAACCGTTATGTGGCGCAGTATTTAGCTACTATTATCGAGCAAGGACACTTAAATACGTATCTACCCGCAGAGAAATTAGCTAGTTTGCTCAATGGGATGATTTTGGGATATGCCGTAATTGAATTTACCAGTGAATTTCATGAACTTTGGGAAGATCGGGATGATTTTCTGGAGAATTTAGTAGAGTTGTTTTTACATGGAGCTATGTCATCCCCAGCGGAATCAGCAACTAACTCTTTACAAGGAAGCGTAATGCCCACAGAAGTAGCTGATTTGCCTGCTAATTTAGTTCATGAAATTCTGCAACAAGCCAGGAAATCTGGAGTACGAGATTATGCTTTGGCTTATGTTTTATTTGGTGCTGGGTTATCCGCCACAGAAATAATTAGCTTAGAGCGATCGCAACAAATCTACGATCCTCAGGGACACTTCCTGCAAATTACAATTCCCGGATTTGTCCGGCAAGTACCTGTCAATCAGTGGATTTTGGGCAAACGCTACGGCTCTTACACTAATAATCCTTTAATTAAATGGCTCAAAAGTCGTAAAGATAATCAAACAGCCATGTTTCTCAATGAAACAGCCAAGCCAATTTCCGAATCAGAACTTCAAACACGTTGGCAAATATGGAGTCAAGGATTATTAACTCCCCAAGGACAACCCCCAGCCATCGCCCAAGCACAACAAACCTGGCGAGTAGAAATGTTAATGCGGGGAATTAGCTTAGAAAACCTGAGTATTTTAACAGGTTGCGATCGCGCCCAATTACAACCCTATGCCCGCCGAGCCAAAGAAAAAGCCGCCCTAGAGCAAGCGACTCGTTTGGATCATAAACCGGCATAGGGGAGTTAAAATAATTCGTAATTGATAATTCGTAATTCGTAATTGAATGAGGACTTAGGCAAAAACTCTGTGAAACTCTTATTTCTCTGTGCGCTGTGACTTGAAAATGCTGCTTCGATGAGTATCTATATAGATCCGTCTCACATCACATTTTCATGCTTGGCTGTGAAATACGAATTACGAATTACGAATTACGAATTACGAATTACGAATTACGAATTAATTCAACGGCTCCATAATGACTCTTAAGCCTTTGCTAGAGAGTGTTTTGAGCATTTCTTTAGCGTTATATTCACTGTCAAATACTCCTGCTTGCATCACTTTTTGACCTTCCCAGACTGTGGGAAAGGCACCAGGAGCAAGCGATCGCACTAAATCTCGCTCTTTATCTGTTACTAATGTGACCACTACGCGATAACGTATACCGTACTGTGTTCCGGAGTTTCC
It encodes the following:
- a CDS encoding acyl-CoA desaturase; this translates as MTANFGAFGKGIIPEKGNSPQLSWTNVVFFTTFHVLAFLAPWFFSWSALGLLVFLHWLFGSIGICLGYHRLLSHKSFQVPKWLEYAIALIGAMALQGGPIFWVGGHRQHHAHTEDINLDPYSAQRGFWWSHMLWIFYPRPEFFDYETYQKYAPDLARQPFYRWLDRYFLLLQIPFGLLLYALGGWSFVIYGMFVRCVLLWHSTWFVNSASHLWGYRTFDANDGARNLWWVSLVTYGEGWHNNHHTYPHMAKSGLSWWEIDITWWSIQVLQTLGLAKKVVSHPPQSATRG
- a CDS encoding TetR family transcriptional regulator, with product MSSQLISTRQRLIQAALELFTAQGVSATTTRQIAEKAEVNEVTLFRNFGNKHGLLLAVLEESAAFKNLGESLVRRATPPGNVYQALKDYASDTLHALERVPEFVRSVVGEADQFPAENRRALGRGVTEANRYVAQYLATIIEQGHLNTYLPAEKLASLLNGMILGYAVIEFTSEFHELWEDRDDFLENLVELFLHGAMSSPAESATNSLQGSVMPTEVADLPANLVHEILQQARKSGVRDYALAYVLFGAGLSATEIISLERSQQIYDPQGHFLQITIPGFVRQVPVNQWILGKRYGSYTNNPLIKWLKSRKDNQTAMFLNETAKPISESELQTRWQIWSQGLLTPQGQPPAIAQAQQTWRVEMLMRGISLENLSILTGCDRAQLQPYARRAKEKAALEQATRLDHKPA